Proteins from a single region of Corvus moneduloides isolate bCorMon1 chromosome 19, bCorMon1.pri, whole genome shotgun sequence:
- the LOC116453338 gene encoding LOW QUALITY PROTEIN: nucleoside diphosphate kinase-like (The sequence of the model RefSeq protein was modified relative to this genomic sequence to represent the inferred CDS: deleted 1 base in 1 codon), with translation MAGNGERTFIAIRPTGVQRGLVGEIIKRFEQKGFRLVAMKFVHASEDLLKQHYIDLKDRPFFPGLVKYMNSGPIVAMVWEGLNVVKTGRVMLGETNPADSKPGTIRGDFCIQVGRNIIHGSDSVESAQKEINLWFKPAELIDFKPCAHDWIYE, from the exons ATGGCGGGGAACGGCGAGCGCACCTTCATCGCCATCAGA CCGACGGGCGTCCAGCGCGGGCTGGTCGGGGAGATCATCAAGCGGTTCGAGCAGAAAGGGTTCCGGCTCGTGGCCATGAAGTTCGTGCAC GCCTCTGAAGACCTTCTCAAACAACATTACATTGACCTGAAAGACCGCCCCTTCTTCCCTGGTTTGGTTAAATACATGAACTCTGGACCTATTGTGGCCATG GTATGGGAAGGACTCAACGTGGTTAAAACTGGGAGAGTAATGCTGGGGGAAACCAACCCTGCAGACTCCAAGCCTGGCACCATCCGTGGTGACTTCTGCATTCAAGTGGGAAG GAACATCATCCATGGCAGTGACTCCGTGGAGAGTGCACAGAAGGAGATCAACCTGTGGTTCAAACCGGCAGAGCTCATCGACTTCAAGCCCTGTGCACATGACTGGATCTATGAGTGA